The DNA sequence GAGATCCTCATGATCGCCGGGCTGCTCACCGACCAGCATCAGCGGCGCACCCCGCCGGCCCTCGCCGAAGACGGTCTGCGTCGCATCGCGGTACAGGGAACAACCGTGGCACTGTGCAGCCGCCTCACGCAGTGCACTCAGCGTCCGCCGCTCGGGCAGGTAGCGCTGCGCCCCAGGCTCTTTCGTCGTTGCCATGGCACTTACACCGCCGTTGGGTAGTCCGAGCGGAGGCTGGACCCGATCCGCAGATCGGGTCCAGCTCAACGCCGCGTCAGGCCTTGCTGGTCCACACCAGCACGTCCTGGACGCCGTCGTTGTAGACCACGCCATCCGGCGCCGGTCCGGTGACATCGAAGTAGATCTTGCCGTTGGCCGCAGCACCCTGGGCGATCGGCCCGGGATTGATGCCGCCCGGCGTGGGCACCGTGTTGATCACCCGGTAGGTGTCACTGTTGGCCGCCCTGGCGTTGAAGTCCGCGACCACCGGGGTCACCGTGCCGCGGTCGGCACGAGCCGTCACGTCGGCTTGATACAGCTTGCCGTGGGGCCGATAGCCCGGAATGGTGACGCTCGCCGGTCCCAGGTTGCTGACTGTGTAGGACGTTGCCATCGCCCCGTCGTTGAGCTGTTCGGGCGTGCCGAACGGCTGGATCGCCGGCTCGGCTGAGGCGGTGGTCGCGGAGAAAACACTCAGCACGGCAATTCCGGCCGCGCCGGCGGCCGTCTTGGCCGCAGTCGTGGAGAGCTTCACTTTTGACTCCTTCCGTCGAGTCGATACGTAACGGCGGTCCGCGTTGCTGGAACACGCCTGTCACAGCGCTTACCCGGCACGGTCAACGGGGAAACGCGGTGGTAGTTGCGCAGCGTGGAGAAATTGTGGATAGTTACGTCGCTCGGGCGTTCAGGAGGCAGCGCCGGTCTGGATTGTCCGTGCACTCATTCCTGCGATTCCGGACCGCGGCTTGCCCGCCGGCCGTTGGAATCAGCTCATACTGTTGGGGTACGAGAAGGCGGGTATGCGGTGGTCGGGGATGTAAACGCTTCATTTGCGACGCCGGCGGACGACGCGGCCGAGTTACATAGCGACCTCGACCTGGTGGTCGGCCACGGCGAGCCGCAGCGGGTTGGCCGGTTCCGGTACTGGCTCGGTGAGCAGCGCTGGGAGTGGTCGGACACGGTGGCCCGCATGCATGGCTACGAGCCGGGCACGGTGACGCCCACTACCGAGTTGCTGCTGCAGCACAAACATCCCGAGGACCGCGCCCAGGTCGCTGAGGTGCTGGAACGGGTTATCCAAGGTGAGCCGTTCAGCAGTCGACACCGCATCATCGACACCGGTGGGCAGGAGCACTGGGTGATCGTGGTCGGTGACCGCATGCTCGACGACGCCGGGGTGGTGACCGGAACGGCAGGCTTCTACGTCGACGTCACCGATGTGCTGCAGGCCGATGTCAGCGCCGCAGTCTCCGAGGTCGCCGAGTCGCGTGCGGTCATCGAGCAGGCCAAGGGTGTGCTGATGGTCGCCTACGGCATCTCCGCGGAGCGGGCGTTCGACATCCTGGTGTGGCGCTCGCAGGAGACCAATGTCAAGGTGCGCGACCTGGCGGCCCGCTTCCTGGCTGCTTTCACTGGTCGGCTGCCGTCTGAGGTGCTCTCCGATCTGGACCACACACTGTTGACCGTGAGCTGAAATTGCGGCGGCACGAGAGGTGAACTCGTCGGCACTGGCGGGTAATTAGCCCCTCAGTGGTGAACGAGTGCGATGACGGACTGCAGACCGGGTGCGGCCATGACTAGGGCGCCAGTTCATCTCACTGTGTCGGTAACTGATGTGGGCGGGGTTTGCCTGCTGACCGCCGTGGGAACGCTGGACAGCACCAATTATCTCGAACTGCGCGACTGCGTGATCAAGGCAGCGCTCGACGAACCGCCGGCGGTGTTGGTCGACGTCGGCGACCTCGACGTCCCGGCTCGCTCGGCGTGGTCTGTGTTCACCAGCGCCCGTTGGCATGTGAGCGTTTGGCCGGATATCCCGATCCTGTTGGTCTGCGAGCGACCTGAAACAATGGCGCGGCTCTCCGAAACCGGTGTGACGCGCTACGTTCCGGCACACTCCGACCTTGAGACTGCACTGGGTTCGCTGCCACGTCCCAAACGCACTCGCCGCAGGGTCAGCGCAGAATTGCCACGCCGCCTAAGCAGCTTGCGCCGTTCCCGTGACTTCGTCGCGGAGTGGCTGTCCAGCTGGTCGCAGGATCAGTTGATACCGACGGCCAAGGTGATCGTGGACGTGCTGGTGGAAAACGTGTTACGCCATACCGACAGCTCACCGACGGTCTTGTTGGAAAGCGCGGGCTCGACGGTCACCGTTGCGGTCCAAGACGCCGACGCCGCCCCGGCTGTGCTCCACGAGGGCCCCGACGGCTTGCCTGCCCGAGCGTCGGGCTTAGCGGTCGTTGGTGCGGTGTGTCGCACGTGGGGCAGTACTCCCACTGCGAAGGGCAAGACCGTATGGGCGGTGATCAGGCCGGAATGCCGGCTTTAGCGCATGACTTCACTGTCCCCGGCCGACGCGTGTCACCAATTGCACGGCAACCTCGGTCAGCGGAGTGTTGGAGTTCTGCGACAGCCGCTTGAGCAGCTCAAAGGCTTGCACCGCGTCGATGTCGAACCGCTCCATGAGCATGCCTTTGGCCTGGCCGATGATGTCGCGGGAGGCCAGCGCACTGCGAAACTGCTCGTCGCGACGAACCATGTGCCAGGCCAGTGCGGCGTGAGTGGCCAGGATCAGCCCTAATTCCACCGCGTCGTCATCGAAAGCGTTGGCGGTTTGGGCGTAGAAGTTCAGAGCGCCAGTGGTGCCATCACCGGTGAATATTTCGAATGCCAGAACGGAACGGATCGGCGTGGTGGCTGCGACCTCCCGGCAATACGACGGCCAGCGCTCCTCCCCGCAGACGTCATCCAGCCGAACCACATGATGCTTCCACGCCGCGGCCAGACACGGCCCCTCCCGCAGACGACGCTGAATGCCGTCCAGCGCAGCCGGGTATCCATCTGTCGCGGAGAGGGTCTGCACCTCACCGCTCGATGTCGCGAGCGTGACACCAGCATGCTGGGCACAAGACATGTGCCCGAGAAGATTGGCGACCAGTTCGTCGAGCGCGCCATCGGCGTCGGCACGAGTCCGCTGATTCAGCGTGTGCACCAGGTCCGCCACGTCACGCATCATGTCGTTGCGGCTCGTCACCGCCATGTCTTCGCTCCGCCCAGGTCCCCCGCCAGATGGATCCATGCTCCTCCGATCAGCCAGTAGCGGCAACCACTTCAGCGTTGGGTCCCGACAATCCGTGCTGAAACGAAAGTTTCACCAAATTTCGTTCAGGTGTTACATATTTGAAGCCCGGGCCGGGGCTGCGGTAGGCAGGAGCCGTTCGTACACCCGCAGCGTATCGGTCGCAACCCCGTCCCAGGAGTACCTTGCACGGGCCCGCTCTCGCCCGGCCCTGCCAAAGCTGGACGCAGCGCGCCGATCCCGACGTACTGCGTTGATGGCGTTCGCGCAGGCGCGCGGGTCCTTCGGCGGGATCAGCAGGCCCGTCACGTCGTAGACACCAGTGTCGAGCGTGCGGGTGTAGACGTCGACATCGTGGCCACGGCGGGCCAGCGCCGCCGACAGCTCAGCGACGTGAACGGTCTGGCCGCCAGCGTCGGCTCCGCTCAACGCGGCGAGCGGGCTGGCATGTTCGGAGATCATCGCGATCTTCACGGCGATCCTCCCCCGCCGCATTGCGCCTCGATGATCTGGTCCCACTGATGCAGGAATCGGTCGAGGCCGAAGTGTTCCGTGGCGTAGTTGCGGGCTGCCTTGCCCACGACCTCGGCCAGGTAACGGTCGGCGATCAGCCCGCTCAGCGCGGTCTGCAGGGTGTCGAGGTCCGCACTGACGACCCCTGCCTCGGGTGGCACCACCAGCGGGGCCATCGTGGCAGCCACCGCCACCACCGGCATGCCCAGGAACATGGCCTCCAACAGCGAGGGGCCCAGCGATGTCCAGCGCGCGGTGTGCAGATAGACCCGGCGGTGTGCCAGTTCCTTCATGAGCTGGTCGGTGCGCAAGTCGCCATGGCCGACCACACCCGCACACCGATGCGCCGGCTCATTCAGATCCTCGGTGCCGATTCCCCAGACATCGACCGGCGCGAACCGCCCCAACGGGCCCAGCAGGTCGGCGCCGACGGTGCGCCACCGACGCAACGGTTCGTCGATCAGGGCACCGGCTGCCGCGATGTCCCCGGTATAGAGGTGGCCCGGGTCGGCGATCCCGTGGTCGATCACCATGGTCGGTGCACGACCGTTGTCCCACATCAGCTGGTTGAACGCGGTGACGTGGATCAGCGGGATGTCATTGCGGTCCGCGATGGGGTGCAGGCTCTCCACCACAAACGGTCGCGGGGTGTTGTGCTCGACGTACACCGCGGGGACATCGATTCCGGGCCGGCGGCCCAGCAGGCGTGCCGTCAGCTCCAGCTCGTGGGGTCGCTGCAGCACCACCAGGTCGATCTCCTGGTCACGCAATGCGGTCAGGGGCACTTCCCGTGCCCGCGGCCAGTCCCGACCGCACAGCCCACGCCCGTCGGGATCACGCGGGGCGTTGACCGGAATGAGGTAGCGGTGTTCGCCGGCGACGAAGGAATCCATCCACGAGCCGTGCACATGCCAGACGAGCAGCGAACGGCGGGTGGTCTGCGGAAATGCCATAACCGGTTGTTACCCGCGACACCGGAGCCTAAACGTGGAAAAGGTCCCCGAAGCGGTTTGCTACAAGGGGATTCGGCGGCGATCGGGGAAGGGACCGTTACCAAATCGTTGCAGTGCGCCGAACATCGGCGTAGGTTCGTTAGCAGGTTGAGTTAACAGCCACCCGGAAAGACGCGTCAACCACGCTAGCCAGGGAGGCACACTCCCTGCATCTCATCCGTGAAGGTGTAACTCGCATCGACGCGATCCACAGTACGAGTTTCGACTGATGGAGTAATTCAATGCCCGCTTTAAGAACCGCCGGATCGGTGTTCCCGGCGACCCGAATAAATTCCCTTCCCCCGTCCGATACCTGGGCGAGCCGCACCGCCCGTTCCGTAACCCGCTGGGGGCGGTCTGGCGCAGTGATCAGCGTCGGCGGTGAACTCGACGCCTCCAACGCCAACCAGCTGTCCGACTACGTGCAACGCTGCGCGGGATACTGCGAGTGGCTGGTCCTCGACCTCAATGACCTGGAATTCATTGGTACCGCAGGCTTTTCGGCACTCAAGACGATAACCGACCGATGCGCCGAAACGATGGTGTACTGCACGACGGTGCCCGGTGTCGCGGTATCGCGCCTGCTGCGAATCTGCGATCCCGGAAACGCATTCCCCACCACCACGTCGGTGGCTGACGCACTGGCCGGCGTGCAGGGGTTCCGGCAGGTCCGCTAGCTATCCCGTCCCCGGGCGAGTTCGCGGGCCCGTGCTTCACTCTCCACCGCCGGCCCCGAACCGGGTAGCCGCCTTCCAGCGACTTCGGGGGTGAAGGCCAGCGCGAGCGCGCCGATGGCCCCGGCCACGACCAGCAGGTAGGCCGGTGCCATCGGGTTGCCGGTGCTTGAAACCAGTGCCTCGGCCATCAGCGGTGTGGTGCCGCCAAACGCCGAGACCGACACATTGAAGCCGATGGCTAGCGCTCCGTAACGAACCGGGGTGGGAAACAGGGCGGGCAGTGTCGCCGGCAACGTCGCATCGAAGCACAGCAGCATCAGCCCGATCAGCAGAACTCCGGCAAACGCCGTCGGACAGTTGTGGGCGGAGCAGATCAGACCAAACGCTGGAACCGAAAGAGCCAGCAACATAGCGCATCCCGTCCACAGCACCGGTTTGACTCCGATGCGATCGGACAACCGTGCCACCGGAATCACAGTGGCCATCAGCACCAACAGCGTCAGCACGATTACGAGCAGCCCGGCAGTGTGTGGGATCTGCGCGGTGGTCTGCAGGTACGTGGGCAGGTAGCCGGTGAGCAGGTAGTCGGTGACGTTGTAGGTCAGCACCAGTGCGATACACAGCAGCAGGGGCCGCCACTGACTGGCGGTACGTCCCAGTTGCCGCACGGCGGAGTCCTCGGAGTCTTCCTGCTGGCCGCTTGTCTGTTCATAGGCCGGTGATTCCTCCAAACGCAGCCGCAGGTAGAGGGCGATCATGCCCAGTGGGGCGCTGAGCAACAACGGAATTCGCCACCCCCAACTGACCATTTCCGCGTCAGTAAGCCGACTCTGCAGTACGGTGACCAACACACCGGCGGCGACGTAGCCGGCCT is a window from the Mycobacterium sp. SVM_VP21 genome containing:
- a CDS encoding MPT63 family protein, with protein sequence MKLSTTAAKTAAGAAGIAVLSVFSATTASAEPAIQPFGTPEQLNDGAMATSYTVSNLGPASVTIPGYRPHGKLYQADVTARADRGTVTPVVADFNARAANSDTYRVINTVPTPGGINPGPIAQGAAANGKIYFDVTGPAPDGVVYNDGVQDVLVWTSKA
- a CDS encoding PAS and ANTAR domain-containing protein translates to MVGDVNASFATPADDAAELHSDLDLVVGHGEPQRVGRFRYWLGEQRWEWSDTVARMHGYEPGTVTPTTELLLQHKHPEDRAQVAEVLERVIQGEPFSSRHRIIDTGGQEHWVIVVGDRMLDDAGVVTGTAGFYVDVTDVLQADVSAAVSEVAESRAVIEQAKGVLMVAYGISAERAFDILVWRSQETNVKVRDLAARFLAAFTGRLPSEVLSDLDHTLLTVS
- a CDS encoding sulfate transporter, coding for MTRAPVHLTVSVTDVGGVCLLTAVGTLDSTNYLELRDCVIKAALDEPPAVLVDVGDLDVPARSAWSVFTSARWHVSVWPDIPILLVCERPETMARLSETGVTRYVPAHSDLETALGSLPRPKRTRRRVSAELPRRLSSLRRSRDFVAEWLSSWSQDQLIPTAKVIVDVLVENVLRHTDSSPTVLLESAGSTVTVAVQDADAAPAVLHEGPDGLPARASGLAVVGAVCRTWGSTPTAKGKTVWAVIRPECRL
- a CDS encoding GAF and ANTAR domain-containing protein; amino-acid sequence: MAVTSRNDMMRDVADLVHTLNQRTRADADGALDELVANLLGHMSCAQHAGVTLATSSGEVQTLSATDGYPAALDGIQRRLREGPCLAAAWKHHVVRLDDVCGEERWPSYCREVAATTPIRSVLAFEIFTGDGTTGALNFYAQTANAFDDDAVELGLILATHAALAWHMVRRDEQFRSALASRDIIGQAKGMLMERFDIDAVQAFELLKRLSQNSNTPLTEVAVQLVTRVGRGQ
- a CDS encoding glycosyltransferase, translated to MKIAMISEHASPLAALSGADAGGQTVHVAELSAALARRGHDVDVYTRTLDTGVYDVTGLLIPPKDPRACANAINAVRRDRRAASSFGRAGRERARARYSWDGVATDTLRVYERLLPTAAPARASNM
- a CDS encoding glycosyltransferase, whose protein sequence is MAFPQTTRRSLLVWHVHGSWMDSFVAGEHRYLIPVNAPRDPDGRGLCGRDWPRAREVPLTALRDQEIDLVVLQRPHELELTARLLGRRPGIDVPAVYVEHNTPRPFVVESLHPIADRNDIPLIHVTAFNQLMWDNGRAPTMVIDHGIADPGHLYTGDIAAAGALIDEPLRRWRTVGADLLGPLGRFAPVDVWGIGTEDLNEPAHRCAGVVGHGDLRTDQLMKELAHRRVYLHTARWTSLGPSLLEAMFLGMPVVAVAATMAPLVVPPEAGVVSADLDTLQTALSGLIADRYLAEVVGKAARNYATEHFGLDRFLHQWDQIIEAQCGGGGSP
- a CDS encoding STAS domain-containing protein; this translates as MISVGGELDASNANQLSDYVQRCAGYCEWLVLDLNDLEFIGTAGFSALKTITDRCAETMVYCTTVPGVAVSRLLRICDPGNAFPTTTSVADALAGVQGFRQVR
- a CDS encoding MFS transporter produces the protein MEWYDFGVYGYLATTIARVFYPGTGTSSLIGAFGTLAAAFAVRPVGGVVFGPLGDRIGRKRVLVTTLLLMTLGTTATGLLPGYSAIGVAAPILLVATRMVQGFSAGGEYVGAMVYVGEQAPDNKRGMMAGFLPLSSQAGYVAAGVLVTVLQSRLTDAEMVSWGWRIPLLLSAPLGMIALYLRLRLEESPAYEQTSGQQEDSEDSAVRQLGRTASQWRPLLLCIALVLTYNVTDYLLTGYLPTYLQTTAQIPHTAGLLVIVLTLLVLMATVIPVARLSDRIGVKPVLWTGCAMLLALSVPAFGLICSAHNCPTAFAGVLLIGLMLLCFDATLPATLPALFPTPVRYGALAIGFNVSVSAFGGTTPLMAEALVSSTGNPMAPAYLLVVAGAIGALALAFTPEVAGRRLPGSGPAVESEARARELARGRDS